From the Cryptosporangium aurantiacum genome, one window contains:
- a CDS encoding helix-turn-helix transcriptional regulator: MTPVIPIIDRLWSVTDTSTYLGVPVGTLYQWHHRRIGPPAYKVGRRLKYDPAEVRSWLRQQVA; encoded by the coding sequence ATGACCCCAGTCATCCCGATCATCGACCGGCTCTGGTCGGTCACCGACACCTCGACCTATCTCGGAGTCCCGGTGGGAACCCTGTACCAGTGGCATCACCGCCGGATCGGTCCGCCGGCCTACAAGGTCGGCCGCCGACTCAAGTACGACCCGGCCGAAGTCCGCTCCTGGCTCCGGCAGCAGGTGGCCTGA